Proteins found in one Zea mays cultivar B73 chromosome 1, Zm-B73-REFERENCE-NAM-5.0, whole genome shotgun sequence genomic segment:
- the LOC100281495 gene encoding Silicon efflux transporter LSI2-like, protein MTLASTDKVVLGCIAFSIFWVLAVFPSVPFMPVGRTAGSLLGAMLMVLFRVMTPEEAYKAIDLPILGLLFGTMVVSIFLERADMFKYLGSALAWRSRGSKDLLFRVCLVSAVASALFTNDTCCVVLTEFILKLARQNNLPPQPFLLALASSSNIGSSATPIGNPQNLVIAVQSGITFGQFLVGVFPAMIVGVAANTCILLCYFWRCLSAPEKDQEGGAAAAGPDVAVVADEEVTSHRFTPARMSRASSVNGGGADADCVGELIRRSDSLSRADTTLGMSMRSRSYNSEGGDIQVAIRSMRASSMSQEMVEVSTVCDRRDDGGAGPRKVTRTTSHQRSVIIEDAPEADAADDDDDGHKGKDGDSVTNKEKRWKVLVWKTAVYLTTLGMLAALLMGLNMSWSAITAALVLLALDFTDAQACLEKVSYSLLIFFCGMFITVDGFNRTGIPNALWELVEPHSRIDSAKGTALLAVVILVLSNVASNVPTVLLLGTRVAASAGTISPESEKKAWLILAWVSTVAGNLTLLGSAANLIVCEQARRAQFFGYNLTFWSHLRFGLPSTIIITAIGLLIVASY, encoded by the exons ATGACGCTTGCGAGCACGGACAAGGTGGTGCTGGGATGCATCGCGTTCAGCATCTTCTGGGTGCTGGCCGTCTTCCCCTCGGTGCCGTTCATGCCGGTGGGCCGCACCGCGGGCTCGCTCCTGGGCGCCATGCTCATGGTGCTCTTCCGCGTGATGACCCCGGAGGAGGCCTACAAGGCCATCGACCTCCCGATCCTGGGCCTGCTCTTCGGCACCATGGTGGTCAGCATCTTCCTGGAGCGCGCCGACATGTTCAAGTACCTCGGCAGCGCGCTGGCGTGGCGGAGCCGGGGCAGCAAGGACCTGCTGTTCCGCGTCTGCCTCGTGTCCGCCGTGGCCAGCGCGCTCTTCACCAACGACACCTGCTGCGTGGTGCTCACCGAGTTCATCCTCAAGCTGGCGCGGCAGAACAACCTGCCCCCGCAGCCGTTCCTGCTGGCCCTCGCCTCCAGCTCCAACATCGGCTCCTCCGCCACGCCCATCGGCAACCCGCAGAACCTCGTCATCGCCGTGCAGAGCGGCATCACCTTCGGCCAGTTCCTCGTCGGCGTCTTCCCGGCCATGATCGTCGGCGTCGCCGCCAACACCTGCATCCTGCTCTGCTACTTCTGGAGGTGCCTCTCCGCGCCGGAGAAGGACCAGGagggcggcgccgccgccgcggggcccgACGTCGCCGTCGTGGCCGACGAGGAGGTCACCTCGCACAGGTTCACGCCGGCGCGGATGTCGCGCGCCTCGTCCGTCAACGGGGGCGGCGCCGACGCCGACTGCGTCGGCGAGCTCATCCGCCGGAGCGATAGCCTCAGCCGGGCCGACACTACGCTAGGCATGAGCATGAGGAGCCGGAGCTACAACTCGGAGGGCGGCGACATCCAGGTCGCCATCAGGTCCATGCGCGCGTCCAGCATGTCGCAGGAGATGGTGGAGGTGTCCACCGTCTGCGACAGGCGCGACGACGGCGGTGCCGGGCCCAGAAAGGTCACCAGGACCACCAGCCACCAGCGCAGCGTCATCATCGAGGACGCGCCCGAGGCTGACGccgccgacgacgacgacgatggccaCAAGGGCAAGGACGGTGACAGCGTCACCAACAAGGAGAAGAGGTGGAAGGTGCTCGTGTGGAAGACTGCCGTGTATCTCACCACCCTTGGGATGCTGGCCGCGCTCCTCATGGGGCTCAACATGTCCTGGTCCGCCATCACTGCTGCTCTTGTCCTTCTCGCGCTTGATTTCACTGACGCACAGGCGTGCCTGGAGAAG GTGTCATACTCTTTGCTGATCTTCTTCTGCGGCATGTTCATAACGGTCGACGGCTTCAACAGGACCGGCATACCCAATGCGCTCTGGGAGCTGGTCGAACCGCACTCGAGAATCGACAGCGCCAAAGGCACGGCGCTTCTCGCAGTCGTGATCCTAGTCCTTTCAAATGTGGCCTCAAACGTTCCAACTG TTCTTCTGCTGGGCACAAGGGTGGCAGCGTCAGCAGGCACAATCTCCCCAGAGTCAGAGAAGAAAGCCTGGCTCATACTAGCATGGGTGAGCACGGTGGCCGGCAACCTGACCCTCTTGGGCTCGGCGGCGAACCTGATCGTCTGCGAGCAGGCGCGGCGGGCACAGTTCTTCGGGTACAACCTCACCTTCTGGAGCCACCTCCGCTTCGGCTTGCCGTCGACGATCATCATCACGGCGATCGGCCTGCTCATCGTCGCCAGTTACTGA